A region of Pyxidicoccus parkwaysis DNA encodes the following proteins:
- the recA gene encoding recombinase RecA, with the protein MSKLTEKLKAVAAAVATIEKQFGRGAVMTLGGEAREQRVAVIPTGSVGVDRALGVGGYPRGRVVEVFGNESSGKTTLTLHAIAQVQAAGGVAAFIDAEHALDVTYARKLGVKVEELLVSQPDTGEQALEITEQLVRSGAVDLIVVDSVAALVPRAEIEGEMGDAHMGVQARLMSQALRKLTGAVSRSGTCIIFINQIRMKIGVMFGNPETTTGGNALKFYASVRMEIRRTGNLKDGDAVVGSRARVKVVKNKVAPPFQEAEFDLLYGTGIHRAGEVLDLGVATGLIEKSGSHFSLRGERIGQGRERAAEWLREHPEVLEALGKELSGAAALPCPPASAEAAA; encoded by the coding sequence ATGAGCAAGCTCACGGAGAAGCTGAAGGCAGTGGCGGCGGCGGTGGCGACAATCGAGAAGCAGTTCGGCCGGGGTGCGGTGATGACGCTCGGGGGCGAAGCGCGCGAGCAGCGGGTGGCTGTCATTCCCACGGGCTCGGTGGGCGTGGACCGGGCGCTCGGCGTGGGCGGCTATCCGCGCGGACGCGTGGTGGAGGTGTTCGGCAACGAGTCCTCGGGCAAGACGACACTCACGCTGCATGCGATTGCGCAGGTGCAGGCCGCTGGCGGCGTGGCGGCCTTCATCGATGCCGAGCATGCGCTGGACGTGACCTACGCGCGCAAGCTGGGCGTGAAGGTGGAGGAGTTGCTGGTGTCGCAGCCGGACACCGGAGAGCAGGCGCTGGAAATCACCGAGCAGCTCGTGCGCTCGGGAGCGGTGGACCTCATCGTGGTGGATTCGGTGGCGGCGCTGGTGCCAAGGGCCGAAATCGAAGGAGAGATGGGGGACGCGCACATGGGTGTGCAGGCGCGGCTGATGAGCCAGGCGCTGCGCAAGCTCACCGGCGCGGTGAGCCGCTCGGGCACGTGCATCATCTTCATCAACCAGATTCGCATGAAGATTGGCGTGATGTTCGGCAACCCGGAGACGACGACGGGCGGCAACGCGCTGAAGTTCTACGCGTCGGTGCGCATGGAGATTCGCCGCACGGGCAACCTCAAGGACGGGGACGCGGTGGTGGGCTCGCGGGCGCGGGTGAAGGTGGTGAAGAACAAGGTGGCCCCGCCCTTCCAGGAGGCGGAGTTCGACCTGCTCTACGGCACCGGCATCCACCGCGCGGGCGAGGTGTTGGATTTGGGCGTGGCCACGGGGCTCATCGAGAAGTCGGGCAGCCACTTCAGCCTGCGCGGCGAGCGCATCGGCCAGGGCCGCGAGCGCGCCGCGGAGTGGCTGCGCGAGCACCCGGAGGTGCTGGAGGCGCTCGGCAAGGAGCTCTCCGGAGCGGCGGCGCTCCCCTGCCCTCCCGCCTCCGCGGAGGCCGCCGCCTAG
- a CDS encoding DUF1285 domain-containing protein, which translates to MQPPTGQPPPGKRWHTREDSGIRLDATLRWWHDDEPIQHPKIIELFNTSLVLDEEGRYQLRIGKDWCYVQVEGAAYEVRTVDVTPDERVSIRLSDRTAEALDAATLHVEPDGVLSCRVKHGKSRARFSRDAQYQLGQLLEEGADGGLVLCAGQHRMPLPMSLDALQVSP; encoded by the coding sequence ATGCAACCTCCCACCGGACAGCCCCCTCCCGGCAAGCGCTGGCACACCCGCGAGGACAGCGGCATCCGTCTCGACGCCACCCTTCGCTGGTGGCACGACGACGAGCCCATCCAGCACCCGAAAATCATCGAGCTCTTCAACACCTCGCTGGTGCTGGATGAAGAGGGCCGCTACCAGCTCCGCATCGGCAAGGACTGGTGCTACGTCCAGGTGGAGGGGGCCGCCTACGAGGTGCGCACCGTGGACGTCACCCCGGACGAGCGGGTCTCCATCCGCTTGAGTGACCGCACCGCCGAGGCACTGGACGCCGCCACCCTTCACGTAGAGCCGGATGGTGTCCTGTCCTGCCGTGTGAAGCACGGCAAGTCGCGGGCGCGCTTCTCTCGCGACGCGCAATACCAGCTCGGTCAGCTCCTGGAGGAAGGGGCCGACGGCGGGCTCGTGCTCTGCGCGGGCCAGCACCGGATGCCCCTTCCCATGTCCCTGGACGCGTTGCAGGTCTCGCCCTAG
- a CDS encoding CinA family nicotinamide mononucleotide deamidase-related protein yields the protein MRVELLCTGDELVTGLITDTNSTFLEARLFDLGVKVNRVVVVGDVRPDITHALLSAASRADVVVVCGGLGPTADDFTLECAAAAAGVPLEEDAGVLGCLKERYAARGMSTDLNPGQLRMARIPRGSEPVRNPVGSAPLVILTLGGCRLFFLPGVPREFKALLDGEVLPRIRTWLEAEPGRTHRAFRLLRTVGMGESVLDQQVMPLAPSHPRVVFGFRTHAPENHLKLMADAPSQAEADAALAAAEAECRRVLGTSVYGADGEEYAPVLLDLLGRAKATLSAAESCTGGLISQQLTAVPGASNVFMGGAVVYTEKMKTAWVGVPPEVLERHTAVSRETAIAMAEGVRAACGTTYGLSVTGYAGPGGGTPEDPVGTVYCALAGAGMSTRCERLTLTGGRDLVRLFAASHTLEMLRQHLLAAAVTP from the coding sequence ATGCGCGTCGAGCTGCTGTGTACCGGTGACGAGCTCGTCACCGGCCTCATCACGGACACGAACAGCACGTTTCTGGAGGCCCGCCTCTTCGACCTGGGAGTAAAGGTCAATCGCGTGGTGGTGGTGGGGGACGTGCGGCCGGACATCACCCATGCGCTGCTGTCCGCCGCCTCGCGCGCGGACGTGGTGGTGGTGTGCGGAGGACTGGGGCCCACGGCGGATGACTTCACGCTCGAGTGTGCCGCTGCGGCCGCGGGAGTGCCGCTGGAGGAAGATGCCGGGGTGCTCGGCTGTCTGAAAGAGCGCTACGCCGCCCGAGGCATGTCCACCGACCTCAACCCGGGGCAGCTGCGCATGGCGCGCATCCCCCGGGGCTCCGAGCCGGTGCGCAACCCGGTGGGCTCCGCGCCCCTCGTCATCCTCACCCTGGGCGGCTGCCGGCTCTTCTTCCTTCCGGGCGTGCCGCGAGAGTTCAAGGCCCTGCTGGACGGTGAGGTGCTGCCGCGCATCCGCACGTGGCTGGAGGCGGAGCCCGGCCGCACGCACCGCGCCTTCCGGCTGTTGCGCACGGTGGGCATGGGCGAGTCGGTGCTGGACCAGCAGGTGATGCCGCTGGCCCCGAGCCACCCGAGGGTGGTGTTCGGCTTCCGCACGCACGCGCCGGAGAACCACCTCAAGCTGATGGCCGATGCGCCCTCGCAGGCCGAGGCCGACGCCGCGCTCGCCGCCGCGGAGGCGGAATGTCGCCGCGTGCTGGGCACGAGCGTGTACGGCGCGGACGGCGAGGAGTACGCGCCGGTGCTGCTGGACCTGCTCGGCCGCGCGAAGGCGACGCTGTCGGCGGCGGAGAGCTGCACGGGTGGCCTCATCTCCCAGCAACTCACCGCGGTGCCGGGGGCCAGCAACGTCTTCATGGGCGGCGCGGTGGTGTACACGGAGAAGATGAAGACCGCGTGGGTGGGTGTTCCGCCCGAGGTGCTCGAGCGCCACACGGCGGTGTCCCGCGAGACGGCCATCGCCATGGCCGAGGGCGTCCGAGCCGCCTGTGGCACCACGTACGGCCTGTCGGTGACGGGGTACGCGGGTCCGGGCGGAGGAACGCCGGAGGACCCGGTGGGCACCGTGTACTGCGCGCTGGCCGGCGCGGGAATGTCCACCCGCTGCGAGCGTCTCACCCTCACCGGCGGCCGCGACCTCGTGCGCCTCTTCGCCGCTTCCCACACGTTGGAGATGCTGCGGCAGCACCTGCTCGCCGCGGCCGTCACCCCATGA
- the pssA gene encoding CDP-diacylglycerol--serine O-phosphatidyltransferase translates to MMKLRKLMFVLPNLFTVTSIFCGFYAITLCSGEAGPVQLYQAALAIFFAMFFDGFDGRVARLTKTQSDFGVQLDSLADVISFGAAPGLLVYKWALAPLGFAGLFISFAFAACGALRLARFNVLAARNPHGGGGRFFVGLPIPIAAGMLVSVIISHHAAAGGAPLREGAAVPVAVAVAGLALLMVSTVRYRTFKDARPNRRSALVFMLMVLGGVVIATQFHPAWVLVACCGAYLALGLVESAVHVRSHLVARKVAPGAVAVAAVIDEDEDEEDAEDDAGPGNDGPAYL, encoded by the coding sequence ATGATGAAGTTGCGGAAACTGATGTTCGTGCTCCCGAACCTTTTCACTGTCACGTCCATCTTCTGTGGCTTCTATGCCATCACCCTCTGCTCGGGCGAGGCTGGCCCCGTGCAGCTCTACCAGGCGGCCCTGGCCATCTTCTTCGCCATGTTCTTCGACGGGTTCGACGGCCGGGTGGCCCGCCTGACGAAGACGCAGAGCGACTTCGGCGTGCAGCTCGACAGCCTGGCGGACGTCATCTCGTTCGGGGCCGCGCCCGGCCTGTTGGTCTACAAGTGGGCGCTCGCGCCGCTGGGCTTCGCGGGCCTGTTCATCTCCTTCGCGTTCGCCGCGTGCGGCGCGCTGCGGCTGGCGCGCTTCAACGTGCTGGCGGCGCGCAACCCGCACGGCGGGGGTGGGCGCTTCTTCGTGGGCCTGCCCATCCCGATTGCGGCGGGTATGCTGGTGTCCGTCATCATCTCGCACCATGCGGCGGCGGGCGGTGCGCCCCTGCGCGAGGGTGCCGCCGTGCCCGTGGCGGTAGCAGTGGCCGGGCTGGCGCTGCTGATGGTGTCGACGGTGCGCTACCGCACCTTCAAGGACGCGCGGCCGAACCGGAGGAGCGCGCTGGTGTTCATGCTGATGGTGCTGGGCGGCGTGGTGATTGCCACGCAGTTCCACCCGGCCTGGGTGCTGGTGGCCTGCTGCGGTGCGTACCTCGCGCTGGGCCTCGTGGAGTCCGCGGTGCACGTGCGCAGCCACCTGGTGGCGCGCAAGGTGGCCCCGGGTGCGGTGGCCGTGGCCGCCGTCATCGACGAGGACGAGGACGAAGAGGACGCCGAGGACGACGCCGGTCCGGGCAACGACGGCCCCGCGTACCTGTAG
- a CDS encoding alpha/beta fold hydrolase, with the protein MDAWRWGVWVLVAVLALVLWNVVWVAGVRRWYRLKTDLPQALRVRCDDGWELTIHVRRAKVRRFEEPVLLCHGLAANRFTFDFEPPYSVAHFLADAGFDCFSVEWRGTGHSRQPPPGRRYTDFTIDDHILHDGPALLEMALKETGAKRAFWLGHSLGGLVGYGVAQGPEGSKLAGLLVLGSPVHFKSGPLMRAIISLGVRAAWPARFRQEWMSATLAPFLGYVTLPLSDLMVNPAHIPPRIQRQVSANMMSSMSRKVLLQFQDWIEHDAFRSFDRATDWRAGISRLQLPMLVMGGSSDQLATAENVAAQFALVTAPDRTLHIFGRDHGDKMDYGHGDLIFGTGAPMEVYPLIREWLERHATPLPAETAPPPG; encoded by the coding sequence ATGGATGCTTGGCGGTGGGGCGTGTGGGTACTGGTCGCCGTGCTCGCCCTGGTGCTATGGAACGTCGTCTGGGTGGCGGGCGTGCGGCGGTGGTACCGTCTGAAGACGGACCTTCCCCAGGCCCTCCGCGTCCGCTGCGACGACGGCTGGGAGCTCACCATCCACGTGCGGCGCGCGAAGGTCCGCCGCTTCGAGGAACCGGTGCTGCTGTGCCACGGGCTGGCCGCCAACCGGTTCACCTTCGACTTCGAGCCGCCCTACTCCGTCGCGCACTTCCTCGCCGACGCCGGCTTCGACTGCTTCAGCGTCGAGTGGCGCGGCACCGGGCACTCGCGCCAGCCGCCTCCGGGGCGACGGTACACGGACTTCACCATCGACGACCACATCCTCCATGACGGGCCGGCGCTGCTGGAGATGGCGTTGAAGGAGACGGGGGCGAAGCGCGCCTTCTGGCTCGGCCACTCGCTGGGCGGGCTGGTGGGCTACGGCGTGGCGCAGGGGCCCGAGGGCTCGAAGCTGGCGGGGCTGCTCGTCCTGGGCTCTCCCGTGCACTTCAAGTCCGGACCGCTGATGCGCGCGATCATCTCGCTGGGCGTGCGCGCCGCGTGGCCCGCGCGCTTCCGGCAGGAGTGGATGAGCGCCACCCTCGCGCCGTTCCTCGGCTACGTCACGCTGCCCCTGTCTGACTTGATGGTGAATCCGGCGCACATCCCTCCGCGCATCCAGCGACAGGTCTCCGCGAACATGATGTCGTCGATGAGCCGCAAGGTGCTGCTCCAGTTCCAGGACTGGATTGAGCACGACGCGTTCCGCTCGTTCGACCGCGCCACGGACTGGCGCGCGGGCATCTCCCGGTTGCAGCTCCCCATGCTCGTCATGGGTGGCAGCTCGGACCAGCTGGCCACGGCGGAGAACGTGGCGGCGCAGTTCGCGCTCGTCACCGCGCCGGACCGCACGCTGCACATCTTCGGCAGGGACCACGGCGACAAGATGGACTACGGGCACGGCGACCTCATCTTCGGCACGGGCGCGCCGATGGAGGTCTATCCGCTCATCCGCGAGTGGCTGGAGCGCCACGCGACGCCGCTTCCCGCCGAGACGGCGCCGCCTCCGGGCTGA
- a CDS encoding HU family DNA-binding protein, giving the protein MTKAELVEVVAAQTRLTKKSAAQILDIVFTNIGKAVKKDARFSYPGFGTWSVRSRKARKIRNPQTNEMMKLKASKTIGFRPAKELKNSL; this is encoded by the coding sequence ATGACCAAGGCAGAGCTCGTCGAGGTGGTGGCGGCGCAGACACGTCTCACCAAGAAGTCCGCGGCGCAGATCCTCGACATCGTCTTCACCAACATCGGCAAGGCGGTGAAGAAGGACGCCCGCTTCAGCTACCCCGGCTTCGGCACCTGGTCGGTGCGCTCGCGCAAGGCGCGGAAGATCCGCAACCCGCAGACCAACGAGATGATGAAGCTGAAGGCCTCGAAGACCATCGGCTTCCGGCCCGCCAAGGAGCTGAAGAACTCGCTCTGA
- a CDS encoding M23 family metallopeptidase, whose amino-acid sequence MRRLSLLVLVTACSCATTREEPKMSFEELYGASSSDGPRAFRDIAATAPRTSEALQAVLTAFTEQARVYRAQVVRGGAMPAPQVDNWESMNHALDGFLAQPVKATDARDVALARRVLEAELEQDGRTYGDMPGTLAEAVVLRVGRLVVRLAELRRLEHPEQVDELPRLMWPLAPVNITSLFGQRWHPILGENRRHLGVDLAATQGQVIYTADKGVVLRAGWNGDHGNQVEVQHAGRWVTRYSHLSRVLVEPGEILERGEALGLAGETGLATGVHLHFELWRDGQPMDPLDALGGGEETAEEAIPMARHHVTPGPATHQGRQPPGQRP is encoded by the coding sequence GTGCGCCGCCTCAGCCTCCTCGTCCTCGTCACCGCCTGCTCCTGCGCCACGACGCGCGAGGAGCCGAAGATGAGCTTCGAGGAGCTCTACGGCGCCTCCAGCTCGGACGGCCCGCGTGCGTTCCGCGACATCGCCGCGACCGCTCCGCGGACTTCCGAAGCACTCCAGGCCGTGCTCACCGCGTTCACAGAGCAGGCTCGCGTCTACCGCGCGCAGGTGGTGCGAGGCGGTGCCATGCCCGCGCCCCAGGTGGACAACTGGGAGTCGATGAACCACGCGCTGGACGGCTTCCTGGCGCAGCCGGTGAAAGCCACGGACGCGCGCGACGTGGCGCTCGCCCGGCGCGTGCTGGAGGCCGAGCTGGAGCAGGACGGACGCACGTATGGAGACATGCCGGGCACGCTCGCGGAGGCGGTGGTGCTGCGCGTGGGCCGGCTCGTGGTGCGTCTGGCGGAGCTGCGCCGCCTGGAGCACCCGGAGCAGGTGGACGAGCTGCCGCGCTTGATGTGGCCCCTGGCGCCCGTGAACATCACCAGCCTCTTCGGCCAGCGCTGGCATCCGATTCTGGGCGAGAACCGCCGTCACCTCGGCGTGGACCTGGCCGCGACGCAGGGGCAGGTCATCTACACCGCCGACAAGGGCGTGGTGCTGCGAGCCGGGTGGAACGGCGACCACGGCAACCAGGTGGAGGTGCAGCACGCGGGCCGCTGGGTGACGCGCTACAGCCACCTGTCCCGCGTGCTGGTGGAGCCGGGCGAAATCCTGGAGCGCGGCGAGGCGCTCGGCCTCGCGGGAGAGACGGGGCTCGCCACGGGCGTCCACCTCCACTTCGAGCTGTGGAGGGACGGCCAGCCGATGGATCCGCTCGACGCGCTGGGCGGCGGCGAGGAGACGGCCGAGGAGGCCATTCCCATGGCCCGGCACCACGTGACGCCGGGGCCCGCAACGCATCAGGGGCGCCAACCCCCAGGTCAGCGCCCCTGA
- the ltaE gene encoding low-specificity L-threonine aldolase, whose translation MKPIDFRSDTVTKPTPAMRRVIADAEVGDDVYGEDPTVRRLEERVAERLGLEAAVFVPSGTQANQIAIGTHCRQGDEVLTEAGSHIIQYEGGAVPALWGVQPAPLPGQRGLLTPEQVAEAVRTENVHAPRTRLLSLENTHNRGGGSVWPVERFRAVVEAARAAKLAVHLDGARLFNAEVAAGVPVSAWAKLTDSTSVCFSKGLGAPVGSVLAGRADVIYEARRLRKRLGGGMRQAGVLAAAALYALDNHVARLAEDHANARRLAAGLAEIPGVKVDAAQVETNMVFAELTRPATETVALLAKHGVLTNPAGGPRSLRLVTHLDVSAADIDEAVARIRRAVA comes from the coding sequence ATGAAGCCCATCGACTTCCGCTCCGATACCGTCACCAAGCCCACCCCCGCCATGCGCCGCGTCATCGCCGACGCCGAAGTGGGCGACGACGTCTATGGCGAGGACCCCACCGTGCGCCGCCTCGAGGAGCGGGTGGCCGAGCGGCTCGGGCTCGAGGCCGCTGTCTTCGTGCCGTCGGGCACGCAGGCCAACCAGATTGCGATTGGCACGCATTGCCGCCAGGGCGATGAAGTCCTCACCGAGGCCGGCAGCCACATCATCCAGTACGAGGGTGGCGCGGTGCCGGCGCTGTGGGGCGTGCAGCCCGCGCCGTTGCCGGGACAGCGGGGCCTCTTGACGCCGGAGCAGGTGGCGGAGGCGGTGCGCACGGAGAACGTGCACGCGCCGCGCACGCGCCTGCTGTCGCTGGAGAACACGCACAACCGTGGCGGTGGCTCGGTGTGGCCGGTGGAGCGCTTCCGCGCGGTGGTGGAGGCGGCGCGCGCGGCGAAGCTGGCGGTGCACCTGGATGGTGCGCGCTTGTTCAATGCGGAGGTGGCGGCGGGCGTGCCGGTGTCCGCGTGGGCGAAGCTGACGGACTCGACGTCGGTGTGCTTCTCGAAGGGGCTGGGCGCGCCGGTGGGCTCGGTGCTGGCGGGCCGCGCGGACGTCATCTACGAGGCGCGCCGGCTGCGCAAGCGGCTGGGCGGCGGCATGCGGCAGGCGGGCGTGCTGGCGGCGGCGGCGTTGTACGCGCTGGACAACCACGTGGCCCGGCTCGCCGAGGACCACGCGAATGCGCGCCGGCTGGCGGCGGGGCTGGCGGAAATCCCGGGCGTGAAGGTGGACGCGGCGCAGGTGGAGACCAACATGGTCTTCGCCGAGCTCACCAGGCCCGCGACGGAGACGGTGGCGCTGCTGGCGAAGCACGGTGTGCTCACCAACCCGGCGGGCGGCCCGCGCTCGCTGCGGCTCGTCACCCACCTCGACGTGTCCGCTGCGGACATCGACGAGGCCGTGGCCCGCATCCGCCGCGCGGTGGCCTGA
- the def gene encoding peptide deformylase, whose translation MVREILIWPDPVLKQKARPVAKVDDAVRVLVKDMFETMYSAEGVGLAAPQVGVLQRIIVLDTTPSQPESKPIAMVNPEIIAMEGETTYTEGCLSIPGESEDVDRAAIVTVKFLDVEGQEQTMRCDGLLAIAVQHETDHLNGTVFVDHVSTLKRELIRKRMKRLKSSREQGEQAAR comes from the coding sequence ATGGTTCGCGAAATTCTCATCTGGCCCGACCCTGTGCTGAAGCAGAAGGCCCGGCCCGTGGCGAAGGTGGATGACGCCGTCCGCGTCCTCGTGAAGGACATGTTCGAGACGATGTACTCCGCCGAGGGCGTCGGCCTCGCCGCGCCGCAGGTGGGCGTGCTCCAGCGCATCATCGTGCTGGACACCACCCCCAGCCAGCCCGAGTCCAAGCCCATTGCGATGGTGAACCCCGAAATCATCGCCATGGAGGGCGAGACGACCTACACCGAGGGTTGCCTCTCCATCCCCGGCGAGTCCGAGGACGTGGACCGCGCCGCCATCGTCACGGTGAAGTTCCTCGACGTGGAGGGGCAGGAGCAGACGATGCGCTGCGACGGGCTGCTCGCCATCGCCGTGCAGCACGAGACGGACCACCTCAACGGCACCGTCTTCGTGGACCACGTCTCCACGCTGAAGCGCGAGCTCATCCGCAAGCGGATGAAGCGCCTCAAGTCCTCGCGCGAGCAGGGCGAGCAGGCCGCTCGCTAG